One region of Danio rerio strain Tuebingen ecotype United States chromosome 5, GRCz12tu, whole genome shotgun sequence genomic DNA includes:
- the LOC141385707 gene encoding LOW QUALITY PROTEIN: uncharacterized protein (The sequence of the model RefSeq protein was modified relative to this genomic sequence to represent the inferred CDS: inserted 4 bases in 2 codons; deleted 1 base in 1 codon; substituted 4 bases at 4 genomic stop codons), translated as MAVQAMYGLKKDINITSFLRRWIGLHCSLSSAALYGTSNILQLPFNSLTEEFRVACTREALQYRDFRDQKVSGAGIKDVRTGWRAERAVEVAESCIRQKELVGTLATGKAGLGFSPKTLVGKAREKERHQLIQEEVXASLQRKITWKNIMXTDFQHIPFLIXAVYYTLPSPANLHVWGKIETPACQLCSGRGXHQLSSCPKALXHDQVLKVVAESICNAIIFGRYHLAPKRRIEYVKAGGEPCQLQMSRPGLLHSAPDWQLQVDLFLQHIVTTSLRSDIIFISEATRQLIMLELTVLWEERMEEANERKYSKYQELVDKCREGGWKTKCEPIEMGCSGFAGRXFCKVFNQLGLAVAAKKKAIKSICEAAEIASRWLWIKRADPMATGMQAVV; from the exons TGTACGGTTTAAAGAAAGATATAAACATCACAAGCTTTCTGCGCAGATGGATAGGCTTAcactgcagtctcagcagtgcaGCCCTCTATGGGACCAGTAACATCTTACAGCTGCCTTTCAATTCACTCACTGAAGAATTTAGGGTGGCATGCACAAGAGAAGCCCTGCAGTACAGAGACTTCAGGGATCAGAAAGTGTCAGGAGCTGGCATTAAGGAC GTGAGAACAGGGTGGAGGGCGGAGAGAGCAGTGGAGGTGGCGGAGTCATGCATCAGGCAGAAGGAGTTGGTTGGCACACTGGCAACAGGGAAAGCTGGCTTGGGATTTTCCCCAAAGACCCTAGTGGGCAAGGCCAGAGAAAAGGAGAGACACCAGCTAATCCAGGAAGAAGTCTGAGCAAGCCTACAACGTAAGATCACCTGGAAAAACATAATGTAGACAGACTTCCAGCACATCCCATTCCTCATCTAGGCTGTGTACTATACACTACCAAGTCCAGCCAACCTTCATGTGTGGGGCAAAATTGAGACTCCAGCATGCCAGTTATGCTCTGGTAGGGG TCACCAATTGAGCAGCTGTCCAAAGGCCCT GCATGACCAAGTACTGAAGGTGGTGGCAGAAAGCATATGCAATGCCATCATCTTTGGAAGGTACCACCTTGCCCCGAAAAGAAGGATTGAGTATGTGAAAGCTGGGGGGGAACCCTGCCAACTGCAAATGTCAAGGCCGGGCCTTCTCCACTCAGCCCCTGACTGGCAGTTGCAAGTCGACCTGTTCCTACAGCACATAGTTACAACATCACTCCGATCAgacataattttcatttctgAGGCAACAAGACAGTTGATTATGCTTGAACTAACAGTGCTCTGGGAGGAGCGGATGGAAGAGGCAAATGAAAGGAAATACTCGAAGTACCAGGAGCTAGTAGATAAGTGCCGAGAAGGGGGCTGGAAGACCAAATGTGAGCCAATAGAGATGGGCTGTAGCGGGTTTGCAGGGCGTTAATTCTGTAAAGTCTTCAACCAACTAGGCCTAGCAGTAGCAGCTAAGAAGAAGGCCATTAAGTCCATTTGTGAGGCTGCAGAGATAGCCTCAAGATGGCTTTGGATAAAGAGGGCTGATCCGATGGCTACTGGGATGCAAGCTGTGGTCTGA